Proteins encoded by one window of Leptospira neocaledonica:
- a CDS encoding DUF1574 domain-containing protein: MSENERPQNEKINFFTHPFLFYPVLLFIFIFTLDKIFFLDKVRDYVKVELTYIYYDVKQDLLKEMISKFGKNAEKKSDKKLVLLMGSSRMLYFKNEEILDFYPDWEVYNLSSAVTTPAYYLYFLERLFEAGVKPDFLVLEADPFQFNANSTTFKKSNLANSFDLRFVLSNAWDLGKENVNYYLGNYFFGVSKNKPYLANVYSHLTNKKFEQADLIKKLTIDSLHKDKGNALSPAGGFMEKDYGRLEASSVRTIGWIYPKYSPSEMQFSFYEKILDKVKEEGVPTLVVRPEVSLPLENLLKEMNIPAPWWERIRPINQKFGIPIIDMAEASDYECNTFADSGHMAVDCYRPFLRFLRMRYPGE, translated from the coding sequence GTGTCCGAAAACGAACGTCCACAGAACGAAAAAATTAATTTTTTCACTCATCCTTTTCTATTCTATCCTGTACTTCTTTTTATATTCATATTCACTCTAGATAAAATTTTCTTTTTGGATAAGGTCAGAGACTATGTAAAAGTCGAATTGACCTATATTTATTACGACGTTAAGCAAGATCTCTTAAAGGAGATGATCTCTAAGTTCGGCAAGAACGCAGAAAAGAAGTCCGACAAAAAATTGGTACTTCTTATGGGTTCTTCTAGGATGTTATACTTCAAGAACGAAGAGATCCTGGACTTCTATCCTGACTGGGAAGTGTATAATCTTTCTTCTGCCGTAACTACTCCTGCGTATTATCTCTACTTTTTAGAGAGATTGTTCGAAGCGGGTGTAAAACCGGACTTTCTAGTTTTAGAAGCGGATCCTTTTCAATTTAATGCAAATAGTACTACATTCAAAAAATCGAATTTAGCGAATAGTTTCGATCTTAGATTTGTTCTTTCCAATGCCTGGGATCTAGGTAAGGAGAATGTGAATTATTATCTGGGGAATTATTTCTTCGGAGTGAGTAAGAATAAACCTTATTTGGCAAATGTGTATTCTCATCTTACCAATAAAAAATTCGAGCAAGCGGATCTGATCAAAAAACTGACTATAGATTCTCTACATAAAGACAAAGGGAATGCTCTTTCTCCTGCGGGCGGTTTTATGGAGAAGGACTACGGAAGATTAGAAGCAAGTTCTGTCCGTACGATTGGCTGGATTTATCCTAAATATTCTCCCTCCGAAATGCAATTTTCCTTTTACGAAAAGATCTTAGATAAAGTGAAGGAAGAGGGAGTTCCTACCCTGGTGGTCCGTCCTGAAGTTTCTCTTCCTTTGGAAAATCTTCTAAAAGAAATGAATATCCCAGCTCCTTGGTGGGAAAGAATTCGCCCAATCAACCAAAAGTTTGGGATCCCGATCATAGATATGGCGGAAGCTTCCGACTACGAGTGTAATACATTTGCGGACAGCGGTCATATGGCTGTAGACTGTTACCGTCCATTCTTACGCTTTTTGAGGATGAGATATCCCGGAGAGTAA
- a CDS encoding PLU-1-like domain protein has product MNFPELDSYFQSLTDITDTISILNSPYDSEFDSDITKMENFLNDIQSKDWLNTDKEYFNLFTSHFSFHIKIVEEIVREAREILHPERRMHVKRLVGYCKTTEEWLADLQKRRRATETLATA; this is encoded by the coding sequence GTGAACTTTCCAGAACTAGACTCTTATTTTCAAAGTCTTACGGATATCACAGATACGATTTCGATTTTAAACTCTCCGTACGATTCCGAATTCGACTCAGATATCACTAAGATGGAAAACTTCTTAAATGATATCCAATCCAAAGATTGGCTCAATACAGATAAAGAATACTTTAACTTATTCACCAGCCACTTTTCCTTTCATATCAAAATAGTAGAAGAGATCGTCCGCGAAGCGAGGGAGATCCTACATCCTGAACGACGTATGCATGTAAAACGTTTGGTAGGATACTGCAAAACAACCGAAGAATGGTTGGCAGATCTTCAAAAACGCCGTAGAGCTACCGAAACTCTCGCAACTGCTTGA
- a CDS encoding SRPBCC family protein — protein METRSIIKEFKYDFPLEKVWSAVTVNEELIHWLADKVTGRPKLGGTFSWTWNLGPEGELTSTGIYKKIVPFQELILQWQDHPAGDIELKLEFEKDGDDATLLKLTNSGYPTGDKFDHWVEAASEGWDEESMHLLQYLRKN, from the coding sequence ATGGAAACTAGAAGCATTATTAAAGAATTCAAATATGATTTTCCTTTGGAAAAAGTTTGGAGTGCTGTCACTGTAAACGAGGAATTGATCCATTGGTTAGCGGATAAGGTTACAGGACGCCCTAAGTTAGGTGGCACTTTTTCCTGGACTTGGAATTTGGGCCCTGAAGGAGAACTTACGTCTACAGGTATTTATAAAAAGATCGTTCCTTTCCAAGAGCTGATACTGCAATGGCAAGACCATCCTGCTGGTGATATAGAACTCAAACTCGAGTTTGAAAAAGACGGAGATGATGCCACTCTTCTTAAACTCACCAACTCAGGATATCCGACTGGAGATAAGTTCGACCATTGGGTCGAGGCTGCTTCCGAAGGCTGGGACGAAGAAAGTATGCATTTGCTCCAATACCTTAGGAAAAATTAA
- a CDS encoding SDR family oxidoreductase: MRTDLWKGKTIVITGGSSGIGEALLESLSQIPCKLINLSRSEPELVRKISKKKEKRLAEIFHIQADLSSEREINKAVSKLAKLTDGIDVLFNNAGITAHSRFDQTQIDAFRKAFDVNFFGPVFLTMRLLPFLKKNKGAVMVTSTVSGLYGIPARSAYSSSKSALHAVMESARIELSEEGLRFVIFCPPYTKTNLRSNGIDGDGQKLGESHYSGKSKTPQEVAEKMIRSIEDPNSRLVVMDKSGWFVKWMRNISPSFLEKVLYKKLYKDFH, encoded by the coding sequence ATGCGGACTGATCTTTGGAAAGGCAAAACAATCGTAATTACCGGGGGCTCTTCCGGGATAGGGGAGGCTTTATTAGAAAGTTTGTCCCAGATTCCTTGCAAGCTTATCAATCTTTCCAGATCCGAGCCGGAGTTAGTTCGTAAAATTTCTAAAAAGAAGGAAAAGCGGCTTGCGGAAATTTTTCATATCCAAGCGGACCTTTCTTCCGAAAGAGAGATCAACAAAGCGGTATCTAAGTTGGCAAAACTGACTGACGGTATCGATGTACTTTTTAATAACGCAGGTATAACCGCTCATTCTAGATTCGACCAAACACAAATAGATGCCTTTCGAAAGGCATTCGATGTGAATTTTTTCGGTCCTGTTTTTCTTACGATGAGACTTCTTCCTTTTTTGAAAAAGAATAAGGGGGCAGTCATGGTTACCTCGACCGTCAGTGGACTCTATGGGATCCCTGCGAGAAGTGCTTATTCTTCTTCGAAATCTGCGTTACACGCCGTTATGGAGTCCGCTCGTATAGAACTTTCAGAAGAAGGTCTTCGTTTTGTTATATTCTGTCCTCCTTATACCAAAACGAATTTAAGATCTAACGGAATAGACGGGGACGGTCAGAAATTGGGAGAATCCCATTACTCCGGTAAAAGTAAAACTCCACAAGAAGTTGCAGAGAAAATGATCCGATCTATCGAAGATCCAAATTCAAGACTTGTAGTAATGGATAAAAGCGGATGGTTTGTCAAATGGATGAGAAATATTTCTCCTTCGTTTTTGGAAAAAGTATTATATAAAAAACTTTATAAGGACTTTCATTAA
- a CDS encoding NAD(P)/FAD-dependent oxidoreductase, whose amino-acid sequence MPKGEKKKVVVIGVGFGGLQAIKKLSKEEDLEIVAIDKKNHHLFQPLLYQVATAVLSPADIAIPTRSLIGDKKNVTVYLGEVEKVDIQAKKVTFQGHSEDYDFLILAAGAKSGYFGNDHWKKYTIGLKSLKDALSIRTKILTSFEQAELAGDPEVAKKHLNYVIIGGGPTGVELAGSIAELSHEIVRNEFHTIDPALAKITLIEASPRLLAAFAPKLSEFAKVRLEKRGVEVLTGTKVLEIDENGVKIEGKTIASSTVIWAAGVQANSIGASLGAPTDRMGRVMVDEFCNVEGHPEVFVIGDIANYSKGLEKPLPGVSPVAMQQGRYVASLIRGDLRSKKRKPFHYLDKGSMATIGRQDAVAQVGNFRLRGFFGWFVWLFIHIFYQVGFKNKISIFITWVWSYITFRAEARLIQDEVESNSVGSSRPN is encoded by the coding sequence ATGCCTAAGGGTGAAAAAAAGAAAGTAGTAGTAATCGGAGTAGGTTTCGGCGGATTGCAAGCGATCAAAAAATTATCCAAAGAAGAAGATTTGGAAATTGTCGCCATCGATAAAAAAAATCACCATTTGTTTCAACCTTTATTGTACCAAGTAGCTACAGCAGTACTAAGCCCCGCAGATATCGCTATTCCTACCAGATCTCTTATCGGGGATAAAAAAAACGTAACAGTGTATTTGGGAGAAGTGGAGAAGGTAGACATCCAGGCTAAAAAGGTCACCTTCCAAGGGCATTCAGAAGATTATGATTTTCTAATATTGGCTGCCGGTGCTAAATCGGGCTATTTTGGGAATGATCATTGGAAAAAATATACGATAGGATTAAAGTCCCTGAAGGATGCACTTTCTATCCGCACTAAAATTTTAACTTCTTTCGAACAGGCAGAGCTTGCGGGAGATCCTGAAGTAGCCAAAAAACATTTGAATTATGTAATTATTGGTGGAGGTCCTACAGGTGTGGAGCTCGCAGGTTCCATCGCCGAACTTTCTCATGAGATCGTTCGAAACGAATTCCATACAATTGATCCTGCTTTAGCAAAGATCACTTTGATCGAGGCTTCTCCCAGACTTCTGGCCGCATTCGCACCTAAGTTAAGCGAATTCGCAAAAGTCCGTTTGGAAAAAAGAGGAGTCGAAGTTTTAACCGGCACCAAAGTCCTGGAGATAGACGAGAACGGGGTCAAGATAGAAGGTAAGACGATTGCTTCTTCTACAGTGATCTGGGCTGCAGGAGTACAAGCAAATTCTATCGGTGCTTCTTTAGGGGCTCCTACAGACAGAATGGGGAGAGTAATGGTGGATGAGTTCTGTAATGTGGAAGGTCATCCTGAAGTTTTTGTGATAGGTGATATCGCAAATTATTCCAAAGGTTTAGAAAAACCTTTACCGGGTGTTTCTCCAGTCGCAATGCAACAGGGAAGATATGTTGCTTCTCTGATCCGAGGGGATCTAAGATCTAAAAAAAGAAAACCTTTCCATTATTTGGACAAGGGAAGTATGGCGACTATCGGAAGACAAGATGCAGTTGCACAGGTCGGGAATTTCAGACTGCGAGGATTTTTCGGATGGTTTGTTTGGTTATTCATCCATATTTTCTATCAAGTAGGATTTAAAAATAAGATCTCCATCTTCATTACTTGGGTTTGGTCTTATATTACATTTCGTGCAGAGGCAAGATTGATCCAGGATGAGGTTGAATCCAATTCCGTCGGATCTTCTCGACCAAATTAA
- a CDS encoding low molecular weight protein-tyrosine-phosphatase, whose protein sequence is MVGTPTSSNICKVLFVCLGNICRSPAAEGAFVDLLEKRGFSSLFEVDSCGTSRYHIGELADPRTRQTARKKGIELTHKARQFKRSDFEYYDFILAMDRSNHKDLGALASNEEERKKIHLFRKFQKGQGKDSEVPDPYYGTLKDFEEVHQIVSEASEGFLDYVLSKNGVKNA, encoded by the coding sequence ATGGTAGGAACTCCAACCTCTTCGAATATCTGCAAGGTTCTCTTCGTATGTTTGGGGAATATTTGCAGATCTCCTGCAGCAGAAGGCGCATTCGTGGATCTATTGGAGAAGAGGGGATTTTCTTCTCTCTTTGAAGTGGATTCTTGCGGAACTTCTCGCTACCATATTGGAGAATTGGCCGACCCTAGGACCAGACAAACAGCCCGTAAGAAGGGAATAGAGCTCACTCATAAAGCGAGACAATTTAAAAGATCCGATTTTGAATATTATGATTTTATTCTGGCGATGGATAGATCCAACCATAAGGATCTGGGGGCGCTCGCTTCGAATGAAGAAGAAAGAAAAAAAATTCATTTATTTAGAAAGTTCCAGAAGGGCCAGGGAAAAGATTCCGAGGTTCCGGATCCATATTATGGAACTTTAAAGGACTTCGAGGAAGTTCACCAGATAGTTTCCGAGGCTTCGGAAGGATTTCTGGACTACGTATTGAGCAAAAATGGAGTAAAGAATGCCTAA
- a CDS encoding SDR family NAD(P)-dependent oxidoreductase translates to MSKGPNKKKIIITGASSGIGRELALLYGKEGHDLAITSRRKKVLEDIAKEIRSFKKGGKVILASLDVSESEDNFKVLPKLAKDLGGVDLFIANAGISTNSSFGKKSFEADKAVIDTNLIGLMAGISALQPIFRDQKGGQIVGISSVASFRGLPGSASYSTSKAAVSTYLEALRGEVRPFGVKVTVIHPGFIDTPINQKLKSRPFLVSAEKGAKKIYDRIESGVRSATVPWFPWALVGVLMKSVPEFLWEKIGPR, encoded by the coding sequence ATGTCCAAAGGTCCTAACAAGAAAAAAATTATTATCACAGGAGCTAGCTCCGGTATCGGCAGAGAGCTTGCTCTTTTATACGGAAAAGAGGGGCACGATCTGGCAATCACTTCCAGACGTAAGAAAGTTTTAGAGGATATTGCAAAAGAGATCCGTTCCTTTAAAAAAGGTGGTAAGGTGATTTTGGCTTCCTTAGATGTTTCTGAATCCGAAGACAATTTTAAAGTTCTTCCGAAACTTGCCAAGGATCTAGGTGGAGTAGATCTGTTCATAGCGAATGCCGGGATTTCTACTAACTCTTCTTTTGGTAAAAAAAGTTTCGAAGCGGATAAGGCAGTAATCGATACAAATTTGATTGGGCTTATGGCCGGTATCTCCGCTTTACAACCGATCTTTCGAGACCAGAAAGGTGGGCAGATAGTAGGAATTTCTTCAGTAGCTTCCTTTAGAGGCCTTCCCGGTTCGGCAAGTTATTCTACTTCTAAGGCAGCGGTTTCTACTTATTTGGAAGCACTTAGAGGAGAAGTCCGACCGTTCGGAGTGAAGGTCACAGTGATTCATCCAGGCTTTATAGATACTCCGATCAATCAAAAGCTGAAGTCTCGTCCTTTTCTTGTTTCCGCAGAAAAGGGTGCTAAAAAAATTTACGATAGGATAGAATCAGGAGTTCGGTCCGCTACTGTACCTTGGTTTCCTTGGGCATTGGTCGGAGTTCTGATGAAATCGGTCCCTGAGTTTTTATGGGAGAAGATCGGACCTAGATAA
- a CDS encoding GGDEF domain-containing protein — translation MRNLQEELKEKEEEIRKLKEILELYERVSKLGEVELLAAEQILNAHETTANLARNELIEMRDRFKGLGQVNSERKTAILEIVNDKEAPLPSLANKFEEMGKKDDYFYSDFFRIIANLDLPESEARSLWKEIYAHAEGLSKQLGRSMNFVVALLDYIYLKNRLIENPKIVDIYSFEEIILNAVIDEGTGIYNKRYFNLVLNKEITRSKRYKRSFCLFLFDLDNFKRINDTKGHSFGDDILKLVAGTLMYAFRTEDISCRVGGEEFAVILPETSKENAKVAIERFRTYLRNSSKNDFGIEVTVSGGVAEYPGDADESNRLYSFTDAKLYEAKAAGKDRITYV, via the coding sequence ATGCGAAATCTACAAGAAGAACTAAAAGAAAAAGAAGAGGAAATCCGAAAACTCAAGGAAATATTGGAGCTCTACGAAAGAGTTTCCAAGCTGGGAGAAGTAGAATTACTCGCAGCAGAACAGATCCTGAACGCCCATGAAACTACGGCAAATCTTGCCAGAAACGAACTCATAGAAATGAGGGACAGGTTCAAGGGACTAGGACAGGTTAACTCAGAAAGAAAAACCGCAATCTTAGAGATCGTAAACGATAAAGAAGCACCTCTTCCCAGCCTCGCCAATAAATTCGAAGAAATGGGAAAAAAGGACGATTATTTCTACTCCGACTTTTTCAGAATTATCGCAAACCTGGACCTACCGGAATCCGAGGCCAGATCACTATGGAAAGAGATCTATGCTCACGCAGAAGGTTTGAGTAAACAGCTGGGCAGAAGTATGAATTTCGTAGTCGCACTTCTAGATTATATTTATCTAAAGAATCGGCTGATAGAAAATCCAAAGATCGTGGATATATATTCCTTCGAAGAGATCATACTAAACGCAGTCATAGACGAAGGAACAGGGATTTATAATAAAAGATATTTCAACCTGGTCTTAAACAAAGAAATTACTAGAAGCAAAAGATATAAAAGAAGTTTCTGTCTCTTCCTATTCGATCTGGACAATTTCAAAAGGATCAATGATACCAAGGGACATTCTTTCGGAGACGATATCTTAAAACTGGTGGCCGGAACATTGATGTATGCATTTAGAACCGAGGATATCAGCTGCAGGGTCGGAGGAGAAGAATTTGCGGTCATTCTTCCGGAAACCAGCAAAGAAAACGCAAAAGTAGCTATCGAAAGATTCAGGACCTATTTGAGAAATTCCTCCAAGAACGACTTCGGGATAGAAGTCACAGTATCCGGTGGAGTCGCCGAATACCCTGGAGACGCAGACGAAAGTAATAGATTATATTCGTTTACAGACGCAAAACTGTACGAAGCAAAAGCCGCAGGTAAAGATCGTATTACGTATGTTTGA
- a CDS encoding cyclic nucleotide-binding domain-containing protein, with the protein MNKINIQAGQIIFREGELNNSMYIITSGTVEIFFTHKNSATRLALMKKGDFFGEMALFRAKPRTATARAVMDTEMVAVESKQQLERYLLANPEFAAKMVRILADRLANTNELLISKLNEITTKEIEYQIEEK; encoded by the coding sequence ATGAATAAAATTAATATCCAGGCCGGCCAGATTATTTTTAGAGAAGGCGAGTTGAATAACTCGATGTATATCATCACCTCCGGGACAGTTGAAATATTTTTTACTCATAAGAACTCGGCCACTCGTTTGGCCTTGATGAAAAAGGGAGATTTTTTCGGCGAGATGGCTTTGTTTAGAGCTAAGCCAAGGACTGCGACTGCAAGAGCAGTAATGGACACTGAAATGGTCGCGGTGGAATCCAAACAACAATTGGAAAGATACCTACTCGCTAATCCTGAATTTGCAGCTAAAATGGTGAGGATTTTGGCGGATCGTTTGGCGAATACAAACGAACTTTTGATCTCCAAACTGAACGAAATTACTACGAAAGAAATCGAATATCAAATAGAAGAAAAATAA
- a CDS encoding NADPH-dependent FMN reductase, with the protein MKLGIIVGSQQKESQSAKVGEFLNSKLKEMSVETWTLDLGKNPLPLYDSTQTSDDKVWTSLWKPIDENLKSSEGFVIITPEYGGMASPAIKNFFLHAGLVQLGHKPGLLVSVSSGRGGAFPINEMRASSYKNTKICYIPEQLIFRDVEHLINGGEPVSPEDSFIRERSVFALKILVAYANSLSEIRESGVVQDPRFKNGMS; encoded by the coding sequence ATGAAACTTGGAATCATCGTTGGCTCCCAACAAAAAGAATCTCAATCCGCTAAGGTAGGCGAATTTTTAAATTCTAAATTAAAAGAAATGTCTGTGGAAACTTGGACATTAGATCTGGGAAAAAATCCACTTCCTCTATATGATTCAACTCAGACAAGCGACGATAAGGTTTGGACCAGCCTTTGGAAGCCTATCGACGAAAATTTAAAAAGTTCAGAAGGTTTTGTTATTATCACTCCCGAATACGGCGGCATGGCAAGCCCTGCTATTAAAAATTTCTTCCTTCATGCGGGACTTGTCCAACTGGGCCATAAACCTGGGCTACTTGTTTCTGTTTCTTCAGGTAGAGGTGGGGCTTTTCCGATCAATGAAATGAGGGCGAGCAGTTATAAAAATACCAAGATCTGTTATATCCCGGAGCAATTGATCTTCAGGGATGTGGAACATTTGATTAATGGTGGAGAACCAGTCTCTCCGGAAGACAGTTTTATCAGAGAAAGAAGTGTATTCGCTTTGAAAATTTTAGTCGCTTATGCGAATTCTTTGTCTGAGATCCGTGAGTCTGGCGTAGTCCAGGATCCTAGATTTAAGAACGGAATGTCCTGA
- a CDS encoding ParB/RepB/Spo0J family partition protein, with protein sequence MAKRADFAGLDLLTAFGGDESLKKEILLSDIITNPEQPRVFGKEDVSDLVESMKRLGLIEPIVVRKLGKKFQIVAGERRFQAAKLIGWKSIPVVETEASEDRCYEIALAENEKRKSLNPWEVGRAIQFLRKERKKTAEEVGKILGYTERYVKQLSSIARLDQKSVSELLKSGSDLSVKNLETLLKKKEGRGGETISPRKPGERITLDLKPLTVKNRESFLRELSNLKKKYGLS encoded by the coding sequence ATGGCAAAAAGAGCTGATTTTGCGGGGCTGGATTTATTAACGGCTTTCGGCGGGGATGAATCCCTCAAAAAAGAAATTCTTCTTTCGGATATTATCACTAATCCGGAACAACCCAGGGTTTTCGGAAAAGAAGACGTAAGCGATCTTGTGGAATCAATGAAACGTTTGGGATTAATAGAGCCAATCGTTGTTCGCAAGTTAGGTAAGAAGTTTCAAATAGTCGCCGGAGAAAGAAGGTTCCAAGCCGCTAAACTGATTGGCTGGAAGTCCATTCCTGTTGTAGAGACCGAAGCTTCCGAAGACAGATGTTATGAGATTGCCTTGGCGGAAAACGAAAAACGTAAAAGTTTGAATCCTTGGGAAGTAGGAAGGGCAATCCAGTTCTTAAGAAAGGAAAGAAAAAAAACCGCAGAAGAAGTCGGTAAGATCCTAGGTTATACCGAAAGGTATGTGAAACAGTTAAGTTCTATTGCTAGGTTAGATCAGAAATCCGTTTCGGAATTGCTTAAAAGTGGGAGTGATCTTTCCGTAAAAAACCTGGAAACCCTTCTGAAAAAGAAAGAAGGACGGGGGGGTGAAACGATTTCACCCCGTAAACCTGGAGAAAGGATTACCCTAGATCTTAAACCTCTGACTGTTAAGAATCGAGAGTCTTTCCTAAGGGAACTTTCTAACCTAAAGAAAAAATACGGATTGAGCTAA
- a CDS encoding ParA family protein yields MKAKVLSVEEVLSEYVLSSEDEFLEKAEKWSLPKDNKGKYKTEVLDKYFSKKVKHSYESVIIAVSNQKGGEGKTTVSICLAEALAKSGKKVLLLDWDAQANITQLYVGQADKSVFHSLGYKEESKVDISEIIVNLAPGLDLVPSSIHLANFTTPYERDDFDLLKEALLPVRSSYEYIIIDCPPSLGLILENALIAADLVLVPIQTRAFSVQGLKDLHGTIEKIRKKANPGLGLLGAVLNQYEDSRALSGLAETVRKYFPVFDSVVYRREAIPQSQAKRKLLSEYDPKAMQMFSTLAEEVMRRANGKKS; encoded by the coding sequence GTGAAAGCCAAAGTTTTAAGTGTGGAAGAAGTCCTCTCCGAATACGTTTTAAGTTCGGAAGATGAGTTCCTGGAGAAGGCCGAAAAATGGTCCCTACCAAAAGATAATAAGGGCAAGTACAAGACGGAAGTTTTGGATAAGTACTTCTCCAAAAAAGTAAAACATTCCTACGAATCAGTGATCATTGCAGTTTCCAATCAAAAAGGTGGAGAAGGTAAAACCACAGTTTCCATCTGTCTCGCGGAAGCACTGGCCAAATCAGGCAAAAAAGTTCTGCTCCTAGATTGGGACGCACAGGCAAATATCACTCAGTTGTATGTGGGCCAGGCGGACAAATCCGTTTTTCATAGCCTGGGTTATAAGGAAGAATCCAAGGTAGACATTTCCGAAATTATCGTGAACCTTGCTCCTGGTTTGGATTTGGTTCCTTCTTCTATTCATTTGGCGAATTTTACCACTCCATATGAGAGGGACGATTTTGATCTTTTGAAAGAGGCGTTATTGCCGGTCCGTTCTTCTTACGAATATATTATTATAGATTGTCCTCCTTCTCTTGGTTTGATCTTGGAGAATGCTTTGATCGCAGCGGATCTTGTTTTGGTTCCGATTCAGACTAGAGCATTTAGCGTCCAAGGCCTGAAAGATCTACATGGTACAATTGAGAAGATCCGTAAAAAAGCAAATCCAGGCCTCGGACTTTTGGGTGCTGTATTAAATCAATACGAGGATTCCAGGGCGCTTTCGGGACTTGCAGAAACTGTTCGGAAATATTTTCCGGTATTTGATTCCGTTGTGTATAGAAGAGAAGCAATTCCTCAGTCCCAAGCAAAACGTAAACTTTTATCCGAATATGATCCTAAAGCAATGCAGATGTTTTCTACCTTAGCGGAAGAAGTAATGAGGAGAGCGAATGGCAAAAAGAGCTGA
- a CDS encoding putative porin — protein sequence MKIQIRIIAILFCLFATTHLPAQELESPKEIKQDTKLPGTAASQTKFQALLSELMTRSSITGIFGENGGQHIFESGTKFPNLSGLKAGSRITYDREFEYGGIGLKHWWETWEINLEYRTTFKNQRTGEGRDEDFFLGSVSREKGTKIDFANASFYDTPYTFTGTQNFADGRGKLKMKDDRIGFLARKYFGGASPDPRKPGSGFYLNGGAYYTYYKYYLYDVMQWIATSPVTYGPIGIGLSYSISTWEIPFGFGYRYSNGTWLLEASFSGNVWYSHFRDYHYQRNLNFIGDSSGFGVETNLGAGYILPSWLFFVKLTEHRLYGEGSFQTQGGLNNEDIISNYSGRYRNYLSTKQYSVELQVSHFL from the coding sequence ATGAAAATTCAAATTCGAATTATAGCCATACTATTCTGCCTATTTGCCACGACTCACCTCCCTGCGCAGGAGCTTGAATCTCCTAAAGAGATAAAACAAGACACAAAACTCCCTGGAACTGCGGCATCCCAAACAAAATTCCAGGCACTTCTATCCGAACTAATGACCAGAAGTTCCATCACGGGGATCTTTGGAGAAAATGGAGGCCAACATATTTTCGAATCGGGGACAAAGTTCCCGAATCTTTCCGGATTAAAAGCAGGGTCCAGGATTACCTATGACAGAGAATTCGAATACGGCGGAATCGGTTTAAAACATTGGTGGGAAACCTGGGAGATCAACTTGGAGTATAGGACCACTTTTAAAAACCAAAGAACTGGAGAGGGAAGGGATGAGGACTTTTTCTTAGGAAGTGTGAGCAGAGAGAAGGGAACCAAGATCGATTTTGCGAACGCAAGTTTTTACGATACACCATATACTTTCACAGGAACCCAGAACTTTGCGGATGGTAGAGGCAAGCTTAAGATGAAAGATGATAGGATCGGATTTCTTGCCAGAAAATATTTTGGCGGAGCGAGTCCCGATCCGAGAAAACCAGGCTCCGGTTTCTATCTTAACGGCGGAGCCTATTATACTTATTATAAATATTATTTATATGATGTAATGCAATGGATCGCAACTTCACCCGTAACCTATGGTCCAATCGGAATAGGACTCAGCTATTCTATCTCAACATGGGAGATTCCATTCGGATTCGGCTATAGGTATTCTAACGGAACTTGGTTATTAGAGGCAAGTTTTTCCGGTAATGTTTGGTATTCACATTTCAGGGACTATCATTACCAACGAAATTTAAACTTCATCGGAGATTCCTCCGGCTTCGGAGTGGAAACAAATTTAGGAGCGGGCTACATACTGCCCTCTTGGTTATTTTTCGTTAAATTAACGGAGCATAGATTGTACGGAGAAGGAAGTTTTCAAACCCAGGGAGGCCTGAACAATGAAGACATTATTTCCAATTATTCGGGAAGATATAGAAATTATCTGAGCACAAAGCAGTATTCTGTGGAATTACAGGTTAGCCATTTTTTATGA